The Spiroplasma citri genome has a segment encoding these proteins:
- a CDS encoding pentapeptide repeat-containing protein has product MKTIQDMIKDLTGIDVEKNKIIKYLEEEVLYLSGANLRCAVLQSADLQSADLEETNLKNANLEYANLRSANLWCADLEYANLEYANLRSANLENACLVGTNLKNACLLGARITKEQLDQLTVIEENE; this is encoded by the coding sequence ATGAAAACAATACAAGATATGATAAAAGATTTAACAGGAATTGATGTTGAAAAAAATAAAATCATTAAATATTTAGAAGAAGAAGTATTATATTTATCTGGTGCTAATTTACGATGTGCTGTTTTACAATCTGCTGATTTACAATCTGCTGATTTAGAAGAGACTAATTTAAAAAATGCTAATTTAGAATATGCTAATTTACGAAGTGCTAATTTATGATGTGCTGATTTAGAATATGCTAATTTAGAATATGCTAATTTACGAAGTGCTAATTTAGAAAATGCTTGTTTAGTAGGTACTAATTTAAAAAATGCTTGTTTATTAGGTGCTAGAATTACAAAAGAACAATTAGACCAATTAACTGTTATTGAGGAGAATGAATAA
- a CDS encoding DNA-methyltransferase, with product MFKTNLGKLINGDALTFIKSLENDSVDLILTDPPYLYNLPKRKNEHINEKSNTTDRIGKSINKYINAIYDNNLHNSFDINSYLDEFYRVSKNKFMLIWMNRQQIIDYLDWVCKKDMLYDFILWNKTNPMPTNNHIFQDKEYCMMIYSKKHRIPNYKNDYESKKTIFNYSIGKKITGHPTEKPLYIFNRLISKYSKENDVILDCFLGSGTTAYACEQLKRKWMGCEINNEYYKIIKKRLKNIQFKFEF from the coding sequence ATGTTTAAAACAAATTTAGGAAAATTAATAAATGGTGATGCATTAACTTTTATTAAAAGTTTAGAAAATGATAGTGTTGATTTAATATTAACTGATCCACCCTATTTATATAATTTACCAAAAAGAAAAAATGAACATATAAATGAAAAAAGCAATACTACCGACAGAATCGGTAAAAGCATAAACAAATATATTAATGCTATTTATGATAATAATTTGCATAATTCATTTGATATAAATTCTTATTTAGATGAGTTTTATCGAGTTTCAAAAAATAAATTTATGTTAATTTGAATGAATAGACAACAAATTATAGATTATTTAGATTGAGTTTGTAAAAAAGATATGCTTTATGATTTTATCCTTTGGAACAAAACAAATCCAATGCCAACTAATAATCATATTTTCCAAGATAAAGAATATTGTATGATGATTTATTCTAAAAAACATCGAATTCCGAATTATAAAAATGATTATGAAAGTAAAAAAACAATTTTTAATTATTCAATCGGAAAAAAAATAACAGGGCACCCAACAGAAAAACCATTATATATATTTAATCGATTAATTAGTAAATATAGTAAAGAAAATGATGTAATTTTAGATTGTTTTCTAGGTAGTGGTACAACAGCTTATGCTTGTGAACAATTAAAACGAAAGTGAATGGGCTGCGAAATAAATAATGAATATTACAAAATAATTAAAAAAAGATTAAAAAATATTCAGTTTAAATTTGAATTTTAA
- the oppB gene encoding oligopeptide ABC transporter permease OppB: MKNIKKDKDISKNNFDISKEYDNKFINVDLNYQQTNKRTSLFTEMKYKMAIINHHRREFFDRFPLIGYSLKRIFFAIITLLLAICVIFILLRLVTPDDIYIKDIDIDKLNILSGTPEYNALLEQKMKIFGVYGSIWSQLGTYLLNIMPFIKKTIIVNSAFDPITGELVGEKVTTWFYLGVVFSTAVAQPGELVSDIFARAIPYSFGFGSVAVLLAYLIGVPLGIIAAKNKERGVDNTINAGSIIFLAIPPVVLVVGIYLISINFFYAHGLFSSGTFDTKFWPVFAIFLMIAPPIVINTRRYVIDEMTADYTKFALSKGMTNRYIFYIHIFRNAGIRIFRLLPAAFVTTIFGASIFAEQNWAIPGMSKFIVSGVGNKDSFVVMGYILLTATAGIATSLISDIMMAILDPRVKLTK, encoded by the coding sequence ATGAAAAATATTAAAAAAGATAAAGATATTTCTAAAAATAATTTTGATATTAGCAAAGAATATGATAACAAGTTTATTAATGTTGATTTAAATTATCAGCAAACAAATAAACGAACATCACTTTTTACTGAAATGAAATATAAAATGGCAATTATTAATCATCATCGTCGGGAATTTTTTGATCGTTTTCCATTAATAGGTTATTCATTAAAAAGAATCTTTTTTGCAATTATTACTTTGTTGTTAGCAATTTGTGTAATTTTTATTTTATTACGGTTAGTAACTCCCGATGATATTTATATTAAAGATATTGATATTGATAAATTAAATATTTTGTCAGGTACACCAGAATATAATGCTTTGCTTGAACAAAAAATGAAAATTTTTGGGGTATATGGTTCAATTTGAAGTCAATTAGGAACATATTTGCTAAATATTATGCCTTTTATTAAAAAAACAATAATTGTTAATAGCGCTTTTGATCCAATAACTGGTGAGTTAGTTGGTGAAAAAGTTACAACATGATTTTATTTAGGAGTTGTTTTTTCAACAGCAGTAGCACAGCCAGGAGAATTAGTATCAGATATCTTTGCACGAGCAATTCCATATTCATTTGGTTTTGGGTCAGTCGCTGTTTTGTTAGCTTATTTAATTGGTGTGCCGTTAGGAATAATTGCTGCAAAAAATAAAGAACGTGGTGTTGATAATACCATTAATGCTGGTTCAATTATCTTTTTAGCAATTCCACCAGTTGTTTTAGTTGTAGGGATTTATTTAATTTCAATTAATTTTTTTTATGCTCATGGTTTATTTAGCTCGGGAACTTTTGATACTAAGTTTTGACCAGTTTTTGCAATTTTCTTAATGATAGCACCACCAATTGTCATTAATACAAGACGATATGTTATTGATGAAATGACAGCCGATTATACTAAGTTTGCACTATCAAAAGGAATGACTAATCGTTATATTTTCTATATTCATATTTTCCGTAATGCGGGGATTCGAATTTTTCGGTTATTACCAGCAGCTTTTGTAACAACAATTTTTGGAGCAAGTATTTTTGCTGAACAAAATTGAGCAATTCCAGGGATGAGTAAATTTATTGTGTCGGGAGTTGGAAACAAGGATTCTTTTGTTGTTATGGGATATATTTTATTAACAGCAACGGCTGGAATTGCTACTAGTTTAATATCGGATATTATGATGGCGATATTAGACCCACGAGTAAAATTAACAAAATAA
- the oppC gene encoding oligopeptide ABC transporter permease OppC yields the protein MRRVTDEELLDFQSYDINNLDPSLFEIVGPQLEENERISTKSYRYWKVVGQILIAKKTFIVCLLLLLAIVLLTAIVPICKIANPLPADLPIPNYQQPLAPNATYLFGLGMNGENYWDKIWIGMRTTLLFTLIIALIQILIGVIVGSIWGFYKKFDILFIEITRFLNLVPTLILWLIIIFALGKTMPVIIFAVSLTSWITLAEVIRVQIILVRNTEYNLASKMLGTSGSKIVTKNIMPRILPLIIQTASFAVPMAIAIDSTLNYFNFGFVQGRENTTLGFILNEVLASSKWQDYPHLLIIPICFIAGTSVLFFLFGKVFADSLDPKNHYK from the coding sequence ATGCGAAGAGTTACAGATGAAGAGTTACTTGATTTTCAAAGTTATGATATCAATAATTTAGATCCAAGTTTATTTGAAATTGTTGGGCCACAACTAGAAGAGAATGAACGAATTTCAACGAAATCATATCGTTATTGAAAAGTAGTTGGTCAAATTTTAATTGCTAAAAAAACATTTATTGTTTGTTTATTATTATTACTTGCAATTGTCTTATTAACAGCAATTGTTCCAATTTGTAAAATCGCGAATCCGTTACCTGCTGATTTACCAATTCCTAATTATCAACAACCTTTAGCTCCAAATGCAACTTATTTATTTGGACTGGGAATGAATGGTGAGAATTATTGAGATAAAATTTGAATTGGAATGCGAACTACCTTGTTATTTACATTAATAATTGCCTTAATTCAAATTTTAATTGGGGTTATTGTTGGTTCAATTTGAGGGTTTTATAAAAAATTTGATATTTTATTTATTGAAATTACACGATTTCTAAATTTAGTACCAACATTAATTTTATGATTAATTATTATTTTTGCTTTAGGTAAAACAATGCCAGTCATCATTTTTGCCGTATCACTTACTAGTTGAATTACTTTGGCAGAGGTTATTCGGGTACAAATTATTTTAGTCCGAAATACAGAATATAATCTTGCTTCAAAAATGTTAGGAACATCAGGATCAAAAATTGTGACAAAAAATATTATGCCACGAATTTTACCATTAATTATTCAAACAGCATCTTTTGCTGTTCCAATGGCTATTGCAATTGATTCAACATTAAATTACTTTAACTTTGGTTTTGTACAAGGACGTGAAAATACGACATTAGGATTTATTTTAAATGAAGTATTAGCATCTAGTAAGTGACAAGATTATCCACATTTATTAATTATTCCTATTTGTTTTATTGCTGGAACATCGGTTTTATTCTTCTTATTTGGAAAAGTATTTGCTGATTCATTAGATCCCAAAAACCATTATAAATAA
- the oppD gene encoding oligopeptide ABC transporter ATP-binding protein OppD, which translates to MEKEIVISIKKLIIKFKTRANVLTAIRNISFDIYDGETLAIVGESGSGKSVMTKTFTNMLESNGWISNGSIVYSPSKNILADDFAYFRKPVHLVDFHKILLDNSLQKNIIKYNKKRIIRTTQKIKMINSLELTNLQAAIVALRNKIEVLKKQIGFSHSNRINNKIGKLNAQLKEYKNQQEMLLNPELKQKKIEFLQSWIIDYNNEIDKIKKLTWREKRLLGKNIQFLKKYFEQGIIPPPTEFSKIQNYFSKKTYTDGIRYRINKLNQLMVIGEPLNANNFTNVYEEWNLIKNFEFINKLKAAKQISKLRGPTIATIFQDPMISLNPLLSVGFQISEVLRKHRKLSRAMAKKTALELLEKVGIPKAKKRYHDIPGMYSGGMRQRVVIAIALACQPKVLICDEPTTALDVTIQAQILDLIKSLQKEYKFTVIFITHDLGVVANIADRVAVMYAGQIIEYGTVNDIFFDPKHPYTWALLSSLPQFGQKGEDLYSIPGSPPSLFAKVYGDPFAPRNQYAMKIDYLLEPPMFKVSETHYAKTWLLDPRAAKVTKPKQLQQLEQIKNDTKVGD; encoded by the coding sequence ATGGAAAAAGAAATTGTTATTTCAATTAAAAAATTAATAATAAAATTTAAAACTCGTGCTAACGTTTTAACTGCTATTCGAAATATTTCTTTTGATATTTATGATGGTGAAACATTAGCAATTGTTGGTGAGTCGGGAAGTGGCAAGTCAGTTATGACCAAAACATTTACTAATATGTTAGAAAGTAACGGATGAATTAGTAATGGTTCAATAGTTTATTCGCCTTCGAAAAATATTTTAGCGGATGATTTCGCATATTTTCGAAAACCAGTTCATTTAGTTGATTTTCATAAAATTTTATTAGATAACAGCCTACAAAAAAATATTATAAAGTATAATAAAAAACGAATTATTAGAACAACACAAAAAATAAAAATGATTAATAGTTTAGAATTAACTAATTTACAAGCAGCAATTGTTGCTTTACGAAATAAAATTGAAGTATTAAAAAAACAAATTGGTTTTAGTCATTCCAATCGAATTAATAATAAAATAGGAAAACTTAATGCACAATTAAAAGAATATAAAAATCAACAAGAGATGTTGCTAAACCCTGAATTAAAACAAAAAAAGATTGAATTTTTACAAAGTTGAATTATTGATTATAATAATGAAATTGATAAAATTAAAAAATTAACTTGAAGAGAAAAACGGTTATTAGGGAAAAATATCCAGTTTTTAAAAAAATATTTTGAACAAGGAATTATTCCTCCACCAACAGAATTTAGTAAAATTCAAAATTATTTTAGTAAAAAAACTTATACCGATGGAATTCGTTATCGTATTAACAAATTAAATCAGTTAATGGTTATTGGTGAACCATTAAATGCTAATAATTTTACTAATGTTTATGAAGAATGAAATTTAATTAAAAATTTTGAATTTATTAATAAATTAAAAGCGGCAAAACAAATTAGTAAATTACGTGGTCCAACAATAGCAACAATTTTCCAAGATCCAATGATATCTTTAAATCCATTATTATCAGTTGGTTTTCAAATTTCAGAAGTATTACGAAAACATCGTAAATTATCACGAGCAATGGCCAAAAAAACAGCGCTTGAATTATTAGAAAAAGTTGGAATTCCAAAGGCTAAAAAACGTTATCATGATATTCCGGGAATGTATTCGGGCGGAATGCGCCAACGGGTAGTTATTGCAATTGCTTTAGCTTGCCAACCAAAAGTTTTGATTTGTGATGAACCAACAACAGCCTTAGATGTTACAATCCAAGCGCAAATTCTTGATTTAATTAAATCGTTACAAAAAGAATATAAATTTACTGTTATTTTTATTACCCATGATTTAGGTGTTGTCGCAAATATTGCTGATCGGGTTGCTGTAATGTATGCTGGTCAAATTATTGAATATGGAACAGTAAATGACATCTTTTTTGATCCGAAACATCCTTATACTTGAGCGCTATTATCTTCTTTACCGCAATTTGGTCAAAAAGGTGAAGATCTTTATTCAATTCCTGGCTCACCACCATCATTATTTGCAAAAGTATATGGGGATCCATTTGCTCCTCGTAATCAGTATGCGATGAAAATTGATTATTTATTAGAACCACCAATGTTTAAAGTAAGTGAAACGCATTATGCAAAAACTTGACTATTAGATCCACGAGCTGCGAAAGTAACAAAACCAAAACAATTGCAACAATTAGAACAAATTAAAAATGATACAAAGGTAGGTGATTAA
- the oppF gene encoding oligopeptide ABC transporter ATP-binding protein OppF, which translates to MNKNEQEQFIMVRDLLIQFRQKNKKVNAVKWANFDIYRGEIFSIVGESGSGKTTIGRAIAGVQPIKDGTIYMDRHLIWGKPPQLYKINLDINEKLRLLQNNNMLLNKHLSNYINNLKISYYRYFENKKYVVNTKELIPYENKQYLVTTDLGLKKVDLLNFNHSNNYFTLVKEMYEHNLILLKDMLKAYQRIFRFMDNLHEWIPSLSLALEEEIKGRVRGNIEIIEGSILLGHQIYKTLLKLEENRNALKENLVLEQAQKYYNASFEQLAKLLSIHTKLLDEVHFLHKNQRAAFILFVPKGKRKKYILGYNKRFNVFKSDFEKAYLKELQKLELEPQANAQAIVALQQAYQTSALMINIATADNAKTLNELATTTNLKTSLAALPNNEWKEKLMTLVNKNATVEQQQAILADLSYLARHGVFRDQTTIKLYYQWVGKKYKYSTSEIVASNRLLDLLDLPLIDEIVKNAELFKLPTRRENRLQKKKIQMIFQDPSSSLNDRISVEEIIGEGLTNFPELYQNATARQLYLTYYNNNLGKNEKPLKLEQIKDRDVKHFLILSILKEVGLLPELLSRYSHEFSGGQRQRIGIARALIMKPQFIIADEPISALDVSIRAQVLNLLKKFQQQYNLTYIFVAHDLSVVRFIADRIAVIYHGQLVELASAEELFINPLHPYTRALLSAIPLPNPNYEKEKVHFIYEPEKEHWDYLFDLPEFTEIKTGHYLFGNSREIAAAKTKIAMAIDRKEG; encoded by the coding sequence ATGAACAAAAACGAACAAGAACAGTTTATTATGGTTCGCGATTTGTTAATTCAATTTCGCCAAAAAAATAAAAAAGTAAATGCAGTTAAATGAGCAAATTTTGATATTTACCGCGGGGAAATTTTTAGTATTGTTGGTGAATCAGGGAGTGGTAAAACGACAATTGGTCGTGCCATTGCTGGTGTACAGCCAATTAAAGACGGAACGATTTATATGGACCGACATTTGATTTGGGGAAAACCACCACAATTATATAAAATTAATTTAGATATTAATGAAAAACTACGATTATTGCAGAATAATAATATGTTATTAAATAAACATTTAAGTAATTATATTAATAATTTAAAAATTAGTTATTATCGTTATTTTGAAAATAAAAAATATGTTGTTAATACAAAGGAATTAATACCTTACGAAAATAAACAATATTTAGTAACAACTGACCTTGGATTAAAGAAAGTTGATTTATTAAATTTTAATCATAGTAATAATTATTTTACCTTAGTAAAAGAAATGTATGAACATAATTTAATTTTATTAAAAGATATGTTAAAAGCTTATCAACGAATTTTTCGTTTTATGGATAATTTACACGAATGAATCCCATCATTATCTCTTGCCTTAGAAGAAGAAATCAAAGGACGTGTCCGTGGAAATATTGAAATTATTGAAGGAAGTATTTTATTAGGGCATCAAATTTATAAGACTCTTTTAAAATTAGAAGAAAATCGTAATGCTTTAAAAGAAAATCTTGTATTAGAACAAGCACAAAAATATTATAATGCTTCTTTTGAACAATTAGCAAAATTATTGTCAATTCATACTAAATTATTAGATGAGGTTCATTTTTTGCATAAAAATCAACGGGCGGCTTTTATTCTTTTTGTTCCTAAGGGAAAACGAAAAAAGTATATTTTAGGTTACAATAAACGTTTTAATGTTTTCAAAAGTGATTTTGAAAAGGCATATTTAAAGGAATTACAAAAATTAGAATTAGAACCGCAAGCAAATGCACAAGCAATTGTTGCATTGCAACAAGCATATCAAACGAGTGCTTTAATGATAAATATTGCAACAGCAGATAATGCTAAAACATTAAATGAATTAGCAACCACTACTAATTTGAAAACAAGTTTGGCAGCATTACCAAATAATGAATGAAAAGAAAAATTAATGACTTTAGTTAATAAAAATGCAACAGTAGAACAGCAACAAGCGATCCTTGCTGATTTATCATATTTAGCACGCCATGGGGTTTTTCGTGATCAAACAACAATTAAATTATATTATCAATGAGTAGGTAAAAAATATAAATATTCAACATCTGAAATTGTTGCTTCTAATCGTTTGTTAGATTTGTTAGATTTACCATTAATTGATGAAATTGTTAAAAATGCTGAATTGTTTAAATTACCAACAAGGAGAGAAAATCGTTTACAAAAGAAAAAAATTCAAATGATTTTTCAAGATCCATCTTCATCATTAAATGATCGAATTTCGGTTGAAGAAATTATTGGAGAAGGGTTAACAAATTTTCCTGAATTATATCAAAATGCTACTGCTCGCCAGTTGTATTTAACTTATTATAACAATAATTTAGGAAAAAATGAAAAACCATTAAAGTTAGAACAAATTAAAGATCGTGATGTCAAACATTTCTTAATTTTAAGCATTTTAAAAGAAGTTGGATTATTACCAGAACTTTTATCACGTTACTCACACGAATTTTCAGGAGGACAACGACAACGCATTGGTATTGCTCGAGCATTAATTATGAAACCACAATTTATTATTGCTGATGAACCAATTTCCGCATTAGATGTTTCAATTAGAGCCCAAGTTTTAAACTTATTAAAAAAATTTCAGCAACAATATAATTTAACTTATATTTTTGTTGCTCATGATTTATCGGTTGTGCGTTTTATTGCTGACCGAATTGCTGTTATTTATCATGGTCAACTTGTTGAATTAGCAAGTGCTGAAGAGTTATTTATTAATCCATTACATCCATATACTCGTGCGTTATTATCAGCAATCCCACTGCCTAATCCAAATTATGAAAAAGAAAAGGTTCATTTCATCTATGAACCAGAAAAGGAACATTGAGATTATTTATTTGATTTACCAGAGTTTACGGAAATTAAAACGGGACACTATTTATTTGGGAATTCACGTGAAATTGCTGCAGCAAAAACTAAAATTGCTATGGCAATTGACAGAAAGGAGGGGTAA
- a CDS encoding ABC transporter substrate-binding protein: MFKKKLAFFASFTVITTVTPLVVSCEISLDQLANRLITDNVFRSIFKFPLTSWSSASTFLGEDNKILADVLGTLVATDKYNRSFGDLAEQKDKTSKYVGIPNADQSEWKYKISPQAKWFDYQGNFQRQVKASDMINTAKFVLFPKNSSATSGLWRTFISGAQEIWEYFQSGNYQPDYYNDPIWKKLGMTINDSDDEITIKLTKSAEYFDTLMTYLAFAPLPEKALRQGYNYGTNYKNIWYSGAYLVEKYSSTSQILLRKNPAYRHAKLTYIDKLNYTYLANNDVSREHVLFESGDVNDFLVEPTDSNGWKKYVGSNPANPIFSGASSIINPNPTTYTIINNYANSDVLNSNPTRAKQALNASKALQYDKIRKYLSTQLDRSKFVKYYSEALDDSPTSKFLRNVYTARYFVYNGNVDYASYVEEAYANNFLNGNVMAASQLLKDGSDALYRNKDLLENDDNILDDIRNWLQTNIGSSRVEFRFLMNGAWTLTINKFLLNMIDSFNAENDVIKIIPDITVDATEYLTRRKKADWDMQAGGWSPDYADPYTYLHTFSLGGDLQYYFGTSRIFSDLKLTNNRAPDYATIKDQLNNPYWNLLKNTTAIEDFYNVFKNYTNQVAASDEITDPTRLADRYRSFAEVEFNAIYTNFMFIPVYVPNGSYQIRISYVTPRTQVTIGYGSSKYKHWGMVLNPYLLTTQERQIIEKRYQHQLAIIQTDYAAFREDY; the protein is encoded by the coding sequence ATGTTCAAAAAGAAATTGGCGTTTTTTGCTAGTTTTACCGTAATAACCACAGTAACACCATTAGTGGTTTCGTGTGAAATTAGTTTAGACCAATTAGCAAATCGTTTAATTACCGATAATGTTTTTCGCTCTATTTTTAAATTTCCCTTAACATCTTGGTCAAGTGCATCAACATTTCTAGGTGAAGATAATAAAATTTTAGCTGATGTTCTTGGAACATTAGTAGCAACTGATAAATATAATCGTAGTTTTGGTGATCTTGCTGAACAAAAGGATAAAACATCAAAATATGTTGGAATTCCTAATGCTGATCAAAGTGAATGAAAATATAAAATTTCACCTCAAGCAAAATGATTTGATTATCAAGGGAATTTTCAGCGACAAGTTAAAGCTAGTGATATGATTAATACTGCTAAATTTGTTTTATTTCCAAAAAACTCATCGGCAACATCAGGATTATGGCGAACTTTTATTAGTGGTGCACAAGAAATTTGAGAGTATTTTCAATCAGGTAATTATCAACCAGATTATTATAATGATCCAATTTGAAAAAAATTAGGAATGACAATTAATGATAGTGATGATGAAATTACCATTAAATTAACAAAGTCAGCAGAATATTTTGATACTTTAATGACTTATTTAGCTTTTGCGCCATTACCAGAAAAGGCATTACGACAAGGTTATAATTATGGGACTAATTATAAAAATATTTGGTATTCAGGGGCATATTTAGTTGAAAAATATAGTTCAACTTCACAAATTTTATTACGAAAAAACCCTGCTTATCGACATGCAAAATTAACATACATTGATAAATTAAATTATACTTATTTAGCAAATAACGATGTTTCGCGTGAACATGTTTTATTTGAATCAGGTGACGTCAATGATTTTCTAGTTGAACCAACAGATAGTAACGGTTGAAAGAAATATGTTGGTTCTAATCCTGCTAATCCAATTTTCAGTGGTGCATCAAGTATTATTAATCCTAATCCAACAACATATACGATTATTAATAATTATGCGAATAGTGATGTTTTAAATTCAAATCCAACTCGTGCTAAACAAGCATTAAATGCAAGTAAGGCATTACAATATGATAAAATTCGAAAATATTTATCAACCCAATTAGACCGTAGTAAATTTGTTAAATATTATTCTGAAGCTCTAGATGATTCACCAACTTCCAAGTTTTTACGAAATGTTTATACAGCACGTTATTTTGTTTATAATGGGAATGTTGATTATGCGTCATATGTTGAAGAAGCATATGCAAATAATTTTTTAAATGGTAATGTGATGGCTGCTAGTCAATTGTTAAAAGATGGTAGTGATGCTTTATATCGTAACAAAGATTTATTAGAAAATGATGATAATATTTTAGATGATATTCGTAATTGATTACAAACAAATATTGGTTCTTCACGAGTTGAATTTCGTTTTTTAATGAATGGTGCATGAACATTAACAATTAATAAGTTTTTATTAAATATGATTGACTCATTTAACGCTGAAAATGATGTGATTAAAATTATTCCAGATATTACTGTTGATGCCACAGAATATTTAACACGTCGTAAAAAAGCAGATTGAGATATGCAAGCAGGAGGATGGTCCCCTGATTATGCAGACCCGTATACTTATTTACATACCTTTTCCTTAGGTGGTGATTTACAATATTATTTTGGAACTTCACGGATTTTTAGTGACTTAAAATTAACAAATAATCGTGCTCCAGATTATGCAACAATTAAGGATCAATTGAATAATCCATATTGAAATCTTTTAAAAAATACAACAGCAATTGAAGATTTTTATAATGTTTTTAAAAATTATACTAACCAAGTAGCAGCAAGTGATGAAATTACTGATCCAACTCGTTTAGCTGATCGTTATCGAAGTTTTGCTGAAGTTGAATTTAATGCCATTTATACTAATTTTATGTTTATTCCAGTTTATGTTCCAAATGGTTCATATCAAATTCGAATTTCATATGTAACACCACGAACACAAGTTACAATTGGATATGGTAGTTCAAAATATAAACATTGAGGAATGGTTTTAAATCCTTATTTACTAACTACGCAAGAACGTCAAATTATTGAAAAACGTTACCAACATCAATTAGCAATTATTCAAACTGATTATGCCGCCTTTAGGGAGGATTATTAA
- the efp gene encoding elongation factor P, which yields MISVNDFRPGLTFQYEGNIYIVIEAQHSKSGRGQAHVKTKVKNLRSNATTNITFTGGDKVEKAMIDKAEMQYLYDDGTNVIFMDTQTYEQLEIPSTNLVWEKNFLKEGVMASVTKYEGEVLEIILPDKVDLTITEAEAAVKGDTSSGAMKKAVLETGLELQVPLFIKEGEVITVSTSDGKYSGRA from the coding sequence ATGATTAGTGTAAACGATTTCCGCCCAGGATTAACGTTTCAATATGAAGGTAATATTTACATCGTAATTGAAGCACAACATTCAAAATCAGGTCGTGGGCAAGCGCATGTTAAAACAAAAGTTAAAAATTTGCGAAGTAATGCAACAACAAATATTACTTTCACTGGTGGTGATAAAGTTGAAAAAGCAATGATTGACAAGGCTGAAATGCAATATTTATATGATGATGGTACCAATGTCATCTTTATGGATACGCAAACTTATGAGCAATTAGAAATTCCATCAACTAATTTAGTTTGAGAAAAAAACTTTTTAAAAGAGGGAGTAATGGCTTCTGTCACAAAATATGAAGGTGAAGTATTGGAAATTATTTTACCAGATAAGGTGGATTTAACAATAACTGAGGCAGAAGCAGCAGTAAAAGGTGATACTAGTTCTGGAGCAATGAAAAAAGCAGTGCTAGAAACTGGATTAGAATTACAGGTTCCTTTGTTTATTAAAGAAGGGGAAGTTATTACTGTTTCAACTAGTGATGGAAAATATTCCGGGCGTGCTTAA
- a CDS encoding MMB_0454 family protein: protein MNNNFNELIIESNHRGTIAVSLLTIKKIILYAIRDLTHQYFVDKVECRMIDNSLLHIYISGKVIAKENLNDLTAEINEAIMKELSYSLQIKPKNISIAYHH, encoded by the coding sequence ATGAATAATAATTTTAATGAATTAATAATTGAAAGTAACCATCGTGGAACAATTGCTGTTAGTTTATTAACAATTAAAAAAATTATTTTATATGCAATCCGTGATTTGACCCATCAATATTTTGTGGATAAAGTTGAATGTAGAATGATTGATAATTCATTATTGCACATTTATATTAGTGGAAAAGTAATTGCAAAAGAAAACTTAAATGATTTAACAGCTGAAATTAATGAAGCAATTATGAAAGAATTAAGTTATTCGTTACAAATTAAACCAAAAAATATTAGTATTGCTTATCATCATTAA